Within the Bacillus pumilus genome, the region AATCGTCTGCTGCAGTCGGTCGGCTAATCCTTCAAATGCCATACTGTGCCGCCTCCTAATCTAATTTCTCAAGCGATTCAATTAAAGCTTCTGCTTCTTCCGTCTGAGCGGAATCTGCTACGAGCTCTCTCATTTTTTTGAGAAGTTCTTTACGCTCTTTAAATTTCTTAAACAAGAGCAGCTTTTCTTCATATTGTTCAAGCATCGCTTCAGTCCGTTTAATATTATCATAAACAGCCTGTCTTGATACTTCATATTCATCCGCAATTTCACCGAGGGAAAAATCGTCTAGGTAGTAAAGCGACATGTAGCTCTTTTGCTTTGCGGTTAACAACGATTGATAGAAGTCAAACAAGTAGTTCATTCTCGTTGTTTTTTCAAGCGTCATGGGCTCTCTCCCCTTTGTTAAGTTC harbors:
- a CDS encoding putative DNA-binding protein, whose protein sequence is MTLEKTTRMNYLFDFYQSLLTAKQKSYMSLYYLDDFSLGEIADEYEVSRQAVYDNIKRTEAMLEQYEEKLLLFKKFKERKELLKKMRELVADSAQTEEAEALIESLEKLD